The Populus nigra chromosome 19, ddPopNigr1.1, whole genome shotgun sequence genome includes a window with the following:
- the LOC133679934 gene encoding LOW QUALITY PROTEIN: uncharacterized protein LOC133679934 (The sequence of the model RefSeq protein was modified relative to this genomic sequence to represent the inferred CDS: inserted 1 base in 1 codon), which produces MSTGRPEDGELQAVAAPEKKKLAIPPLPLXASMGSTALVEYTAPVLKEEEEDLEVKLRRILENVPVRVSNTSGSSAGSGSGDFHQYRQMRGKEQDRLARMDADYQRRKEMAEFTMRREERMKAAEERTVKKRLRRQRKKEKKTEPNGGGEEHRKEESSDDEANSDDGN; this is translated from the exons ATGTCGACTGGCAGGCCCGAGGACGGTGAATTACAGGCAGTAGCTGCGCCGGAGAAGAAAAAACTGGCGATTCCTCCACTTCCAC GGGCAAGCATGGGATCGACGGCGTTGGTGGAGTACACGGCGCCCGTGCTcaaggaagaggaggaagaCCTAGAGGTGAAGCTTCGAAGAATACTTGAGAACGTGCCAGTTCGAGTTAGCAATACCTCCGGTAGTTCTGCTGGTTCTGGTTCCGGTGATTTTCACCAG TATCGGCAAATGAGAGGGAAAGAGCAGGACAGGCTTGCAAGGATGGATGCAGACTACCagagaagaaaggaaatggCTGAATTTACTATGAGAAGAGAGGAAAGAATGAAAGCTGCAGAGGAACGCACAGTGAAAAAGCGTTTGAGAAGGCAaaggaaaaaggagaagaagacggAACCAAATGGTGGTGGAGAAGAGCACCGGAAAGAAGAATCTTCAGATGATGAAGCGAACTCTGATGATGgcaattaa
- the LOC133680054 gene encoding reticulon-like protein B11 produces the protein MGDSVTALRISVHQALGGGTVADVLLWKRWYASIGVLVSATTLWILFEKSGYNLLSFVANVLLLLVFILFFWAKSASLLNRPLPPLPNFEIPEEIVAKAAGVIHVYSNYALSIARQIVIDKNLKVFLQLVSGLWVASYIGSLCNFLTLVYLGVLLILSVPLVYDKYQHPIDEKLCLANKIIQAQYMKIDDAILKKIPLPSNKEKKTQ, from the exons ATGGGCGACTCCGTAACCGCTCTTCGCATCTCCGTCCATCAAGCTCTCGGTGGCGGCACGG TGGCCGATGTGCTGTTATGGAAGAGATGGTATGCAAGTATTGGTGTTCTAGTGTCAGCGACTACTCTGTGGATCTTATTTGAGAAATCTGGTTACAATTTGTTATCGTTTGTGGCTAACGTCTTGCTCCTTCttgtttttattctcttcttttgGGCTAAATCTGCTTCCCTTCTCaatcg GCCATTACCTCCACTTCCAAATTTCGAAATTCCTGAGGAGATTGTTGCCAAGGCAGCTGGTGTGATTCATGTGTACTCCAATTATGCATTGTCGATTGCGCGCCAAATCGTGATTGATAAGAATTTGAAAGTTTTCCTTCAG CTTGTTTCTGGTTTGTGGGTAGCATCTTATATTGGTAGTCTCTGCAACTTCCTCACTCTTGTCTACCTTG GGGTTCTTCTCATTCTCTCAGTTCCTTTGGTGTATGACAAGTATCAGCACCCCATTGATGAAAAGCTATGTTTAgccaataaaataattcaagcaCAGTATATGAAAATTGATGATGCCATCTTGAAGAAGATTCCACTGCcttcaaacaaagaaaagaagactcAGTAG
- the LOC133680053 gene encoding protein TIC 21, chloroplastic-like — MQALLLPAVRSGTASSAAVGPTPPLVHRLRHRALPSPPNTLSTSHKSIQPLPLFSYSSSLSSYDPLKNKTSKLLSTQTNASNATAPAFNSQNDEAEKAKLAQVAKRLENTSRYFKRLGNLGFWGQLICATVAAVILSFSVVVTGKIPSPPTFYATLGGIAAAFISVFWSFGYIRLSEKLRKTANDPSKAPPRADVVKSLKNGIVLNLLGMGAAILGMQATVGLLVAKALTSSANPYYQQMTPGYSPVLALDVFLVQASANTILSHFLGVVFSLELLRSVTLPPSESLPVFKVA, encoded by the exons atgcAAGCGCTACTCCTGCCGGCGGTTCGCTCTGGCACGGCGTCTTCCGCGGCGGTGGGACCAACCCCTCCTCTCGTACACCGCCTAAGACACCGAGCACTCCCCTCTCCTCCGAATACTCTCTCAACCTCTCACAAATCCATACAACCTCTACCATTATTTTCTTACAGTAGCTCATTATCTAGTTATGATCCTCTCAAGAACAAAACATCAAAACTTTTATCTACCCAAACAAACGCTTCCAATGCAACTGCCCCTGCTTTCAATTCCCAAAACGACGAGGCAGAAAAGGCAAAACTCGCTCAG GTGGCAAAGAGATTAGAGAATACATCAAGGTATTTTAAGCGGCTGGGTAATCTAGGATTCTGGGGGCAGCTAATATGTGCTACAGTGGCAGCTGTGATTCTTTCGTTTTCTGTTGTTGTCACTGGGAAGATCCCATCGCCTCCTACTTTTTATGCTACTCTTGGTGGGATTGCAGCTGCATTCATTTCTGTGTTCTGGTCATTTGGGTACATTCGGCTTTCTGAGAAGCTGCGAAAAACTGCTAATGATCCTTCCAAG GCACCTCCTCGTGCTGATGTTGTGAAAAGCTTGAAAAATGGTATAGTACTGAACCTGTTGGGAATGGGAGCAGCCATTCTTGGCATGCAAGCCACAGTGGGATTGTTGGTTGCAAAGGCTCTAACTTCCTCTGCAAATCCTTATTACCAGCAAATGACTCCTGGTTACAGTCCAGTTCTTGCGCTGGATGTGTTTTTGGTGCAG GCGTCAGCAAACACCATCCTTTCTCACTTCCTGGGGGTCGTATTCTCCTTGGAACTCTTGCGCTCAGTGACACTACCACCGTCAGAAAGTCTTCCAGTCTTTAAGGTGGCATAA
- the LOC133679669 gene encoding probable carbohydrate esterase At4g34215, with product MEEVAQSTKTIFVLAGQSNMSGRGGVIKDSHNNQKLWDRVVPLECQPHPNILRLSAKLKWEPASEQIHADIDTKKACGVGPGMSFANAVRERITGVVGLVPCAVGGTAIKEWARGEELYENMVKRAKESVKDGGEIKGLLWFQGESDTSTQIEADAYQENMEKLIENVREDLGLPSLPIIQVAIASGLDDNYMEKVREAQLNINLPNVVCVDAKGLDLKEDHLHLTTESQVKLGNMLADAYLKHFSASQ from the exons ATGGAAGAAGTGGCCCAATCGACCAAAACGATTTTCGTATTAGCTGGACAGAGCAATATGTCCGGTCGCGGCGGCGTCATCAAAGACTCCCACAACAACCAGAAGCTTTGGGACAGGGTGGTACCTCTAGAATGCCAACCTCACCCCAACATCCTCCGTTTATCAGCCAAACTCAAATGGGAACCGGCAAGTGAACAAATCCACGCTGATATTGATACAAAAAAGGCTTGTGGGGTGGGGCCAGGCATGTCGTTCGCCAACGCTGTGAGGGAGCGGATCACCGGGGTTGTGGGTTTGGTGCCGTGTGCGGTGGGTGGCACGGCGATTAAAGAGTGGGCACGAGGAGAGGAATTGTATGAGAATATGGTGAAGAGAGCGAAGGAGAGTGTGAAAGATGGTGGAGAGATTAAGGGTTTATTGTGGTTCCAAGGAGAGAGTGACACATCCACCCAGATTGAAGCTGACGCGTACCAGGAGAACATGGAGAAGCTGATTGAGAATGTTAGAGAGGATCTCGGCTTGCCTTCCCTTCCTATCATCCAG GTAGCAATCGCATCAGGATTGGATGATAACTACATGGAAAAAGTAAGAGAAGCACAGCTAAACATCAATCTGCCAAATGTGGTATGTGTGGATGCCAAGGGATTGGATCTCAAGGAGGATCATCTTCACCTAACAACCGAATCTCAGGTCAAGCTGGGCAACATGTTGGCTGATGCCTACCTCAAACATTTTTCAGCATCTCAGTAA
- the LOC133680177 gene encoding probable carbohydrate esterase At4g34215, translating to MQTLWYQGESDTSHIHDAEVYQRNMERLIEDVREDLGLPSLPIIMVAIISGDGKYVEKVREARPGINLPNVVCVDAKGLHLKEDRLQLTAESQVKLGHILADAYLKDSASSLLKIKGIDCLVFDVSGFCTVLYC from the exons ATGCAGACTTTATGGTATCAAGGAGAGAGTGACACGTCGCATATTCATGATGCTGAGGTTTACCAGAGGAACATGGAGAGGCTTATTGAGGATGTTAGAGAGGATCTTGGTCTCCCTTCACTTCCAATTATCATG GTAGCAATTATATCAGGAGATGGTAAGTACGTGGAAAAGGTGAGAGAAGCACGACCAGGGATTAATCTACCAAATGTGGTATGCGTTGATGCCAAGGGATTGCATCTTAAAGAGGATCGTCTTCAGTTAACAGCTGAAAGTCAGGTTAAGCTGGGCCACATATTGGCAGATGCTTACCTCAAGGATTCTGCATCTTCTTTGCTTAAAATAAAGGGAATTGATTGCCTAGTGTTTGACGTGAGTGGATTCTGTACTGTACTGTACTGTTGA
- the LOC133680377 gene encoding D-3-phosphoglycerate dehydrogenase 1, chloroplastic-like, producing the protein MAATTPTAASNLLITKKNLSSLSLISTNKLPTFSPLHTSSRKQRFIVLFASLNSKPTVLVAEKLGEAGINLLKDFANVDCSYNLSPDELCTKISLCDALIVRSGTKVSREVFESSGGRLKVVGRAGVGIDNVDLAAATEHGCLVVNAPTANTIAAAEHGIALLAAMARNVAQADASVKAGKWQRNKYVGVSLVGKTLAVMGFGKVGSEVARRAKGLGMHVIAHDPYAPADRARAIGVELVSFDEALATADFISLHMPLTPATAKILNDETFVKMKKGVRIVNVARGGVIDEDALVRALDAGIVAQAALDVFTVEPPPQDSKLVQHERVTVTPHLGASTMEAQEGVAIEIAEAVVGALKGELASTAVNAPMVPAEVLTELKPYVELAEKLGRLAVQLVSGGSGVKDVKVTYASARAPDDLDTRVLRAMITKGLIEPISSVFVNLVNADFSAKQRGLRISEERILLDGSPESPLDFIQVQIANVESKFASAISETGEIKVEGRVKDGIPHLTRVGSFEVDVSLEGSIILCRQVDQPGMIGKVGSVLGEENVNVSFMSVGRIAPRKQAVMAIGVDEEPSKETLKKIGDIPAVEEFVFLKL; encoded by the exons ATGGCAGCCACCACCCCTACCGCCGCTTCCAACCTCCTCATCACCAAGAAAAATCTCTCCTCCCTCTCTCTTATTTCCACCAACAAACTCCCCACCTTCTCTCCCCTTCATACATCCTCACGCAAACAACGTTTCATAGTCCTCTTCGCAAGCCTAAACTCAAAACCAACAGTCTTGGTAGCAGAAAAACTAGGAGAAGCGGGCATAAACCTTTTGAAAGATTTTGCAAACGTTGACTGTTCTTACAATCTAAGCCCAGATGAACTTTGCACCAAGATCTCACTTTGTGATGCCCTTATTGTACGTAGTGGAACTAAAGTCAGTCGTGAAGTTTTTGAATCTTCTGGTGGTAGATTAAAGGTTGTTGGTAGAGCTGGTGTTGGTATTGATAATGTTGATCttgctgccgcaactgaacatGGATGTTTGGTTGTCAATGCTCCTACTGCCAATACTATTGCTGCTGCTGAACATGGAATTGCTTTGTTGGCTGCTATGGCGAGAAATGTTGCTCAGGCTGATGCCTCTGTTAAAGCTG GAAAGTGGCAGAGGAACAAATATGTGGGCGTGTCACTTGTTGGGAAAACGCTTGCTGTCATGGGATTTGGAAAGGTTGGATCAGAAGTTGCTAGGCGTGCCAAGGGGCTTGGCATGCATGTAATTGCTCACGATCCATATGCCCCAGCAGACCGTGCTCGTGCAATTGGTGTGGAGCTTGTGAGCTTTGATGAAGCCTTAGCAACTGCAGATTTCATCTCCTTGCACATGCCACTTACTCCTGCTACAGCAAAGATCCTCAATGATGAGACTTttgtgaagatgaagaaaggaGTTAGAATTGTCAATGTTGCTCGTGGAGGAGTGATTGATGAAGATGCCCTAGTAAGGGCTTTGGATGCTGGGATCGTTGCTCAGGCAGCGCTTGATGTTTTCACTGTGGAGCCCCCACCACAAGACAGCAAGTTGGTGCAGCATGAGAGGGTCACTGTGACCCCACATCTTGGTGCTAGTACTATGGAAGCTCAG GAAGGGGTTGCTATTGAAATAGCCGAAGCTGTTGTCGGAGCCTTGAAAGGGGAGCTTGCTTCCACTGCAGTCAATGCACCAATGGTGCCTGCTGAG GTTCTGACTGAGCTGAAACCATATGTTGAGCTTGCTGAGAAACTTGGGAGACTGGCTGTCCAGCTAGTGTCAGGTGGGAGTGGTGTGAAAGATGTGAAAGTGACTTATGCTTCTGCTAGGGCTCCTGATGACCTTGACACCAGGGTGCTCCGTGCCATGATTACCAAGGGTCTGATTGAGCCCATATCCAGTGTTTTTGTGAACTTGGTTAATGCTGATTTCAGTGCTAAACAGAGGGGACTAAGAATAAGTGAAGAACGCATTCTTCTAGATGGTTCTCCTGAGAGTCCACTTGACTTTATCCAGGTTCAAATCGCCAATGTGGAATCAAAATTCGCCAGTGCCATATCAGAGACGGGGGAGATTAAGGTTGAGGGACGAGTGAAGGATGGAATTCCCCATTTGACCAGGGTTGGATCTTTTGAGGTGGATGTGAGCTTGGAAGGTAGCATTATACTCTGCCGACAAGTTGATCAGCCTGGTATGATTGGCAAGGTGGGAAGCGTATTAGGAGAGGAGAATGTCAATGTCAGCTTCATGAGTGTCGGAAGGATTGCTCCACGGAAGCAAGCTGTCATGGCAATTGGAGTTGATGAGGAACCCAGCAAAGAAACTTTGAAAAAGATAGGTGATATTCCGGCCGTTGAAGAGTTTGTTTTCCTCAAGTTATAA
- the LOC133680646 gene encoding sodium/proton antiporter 1 isoform X1, which translates to MASFSNGTHHLHITNRFKKQSFHSLSSTHLSSLPYKSCFGSSLCKFRGSRTLGNELLARAEDKAKGSSSSPPPSYPSNEQQGQQLNIDKQLQELEQISGSCDPLCSLDETSSRDFEANYQPKTDLVKALAIFAAAGTGAVAINHSWVAANQDLAMALLFGIGYAGIIFEESLAFNKSGVGLLMAVSLWVIRSIGAPSPDIAVSELTHASAEVSEIVFFLLGAMTIVEIVDAHQGFKLVTDNITTRKPRTLLWVVGFVTFFLSSVLDNLTSTIVMVSLLRKLVPQSEYRKLLGAVVVIAANAGGAWTPIGDVTTTMLWIHGQISTLPTMKGLLVPSAVSLAVPLSLLSLTSEVNGKGQDLQNVLASEQMAPRGQLVFSVGIGALIFVPVFKALTGLPPFMGMLLGLGVLWILTDAIHYGESERQRLKVPQALSRIDTQGALFFLGILLSVSSLEAAGLLRELANYLDAHIPNFELIASAIGVGSAIIDNVPLVAATMGMYDLSSFPQDHEFWQLIAFCAGTGGSMLVIGSAAGVAFMGMEKVDFFWYLRKVSGFAFAGYAAGIAAYLAVHNFSISLPTTLAELPFLSGS; encoded by the exons ATGGCATCCTTCTCAAATGGGACACACCACTTGCACATAACAAACCGATTCAAGAAACAATCATTCCATTCTCTATCTTCCACCCATCTATCGTCACTACCTTATAAGTCTTGTTTTGGTTCATCTTTGTGTAAATTTAGAGGTTCAAGAACTCTTGGTAATGAACTACTTGCTAGAGCTGAAGACAAGGCTAAAGGGTCGTCATCATCACCTCCACCTTCTTATCCTTCAAATGAGCAACAAGGTCAACAGCTCAACATCGATAAACAGCTTCag GAGCTGGAACAAATATCTGGATCATGTGACCCTTTGTGCTCACTTGATGAAACAAGCTCCCGAGATTTTGAAGCCAACTACCAGCCAAAAACTGATTTGGTGAAAGCTCTTGCAATTTTTGCTGCAGCTGGAACAGGGGCGGTGGCAATCAACCATTCTTGGGTGGCTGCCAATCAG GATCTTGCTATGGCATTGCTTTTTGGAATAGGATATGCAGGCATTATCTTTGAAGAGTCTCTAGCCTTCAATAAAAGTGGAGTGGGATTATTGATGGCTGTGAGTTTATGGGTAATAAGAAGCATTGGG GCTCCTTCACCTGATATAGCTGTTTCAGAGCTGACACATGCTTCTGCAGAAGTCAGTGAAATAGTATTTTTCCTGCTTGGTGCAATGACCATTGTAGAGATAGTTGATGCACATCAAGGATTTAAGCTGGTTACAGACAATATAACCACTCGAAAGCCAAGGACTCTTCTTTGGGTG GTTGGTTTTGTGACATTTTTCCTTAGTTCAGTCCTCGACAACCTGACATCTACTATTGTCATGGTTTCTTTATTGAGGAAACTAGTACCTCAATCAGAATATCGCAA GCTTCTTGGAGCTGTTGTTGTGATTGCAGCAAATGCTGGTGGTGCCTGGACTCCAATTGGTGATGTTACAACCACCATGCTATGGATACATGGGCAGATATCCACATTGCCAACCATGAAG GGCTTGCTTGTACCCTCTGCTGTTTCTCTAGCTGTCCCACTGTCTCTATTGTCCCTGACCAG TGAAGTAAACGGAAAGGGACAGGACTTGCAGAATGTTTTGGCATCTGAGCAGATGGCTCCTCGAGGACAGCTTGTTTTCTCTGTGGGTATTGgagctttaatttttgttcctgTGTTCAAGGCCCTGACCGGATTGCCTCCTTTCATGGGTATGCTGCTTGGGCTTGGAGTTCTTTGGATTCTCACAGATGCTATTCATTATGGCGAATCAGAAAGGCAAAGGTTAAAAGTACCACAGGCTTTATCGCGGATTGACACTCAAGGAGCCCTTTTCTTCCTTGGAATCCTTTTATCTGTGAGCAG TCTGGAGGCAGCAGGGCTTCTTCGTGAACTAGCAAATTACCTTGATGCACATATTCCAAATTTTGAACTGATTGCAAGTGCAATAGGAGTTGGATCAGCAATTATAGACAATGTTCCACTGGTTGCAGCAACAATGGGAATGTACGATCTCTCCTCTTTCCCGCAAGATCATGAATTTTGGCAGTTAATTGCATTTTGTGCTGGAACCGGTGGTTCCATGCTAGTTATTGGCTCCGCCGCTGGAGTTGCTTTTATGGGGATGGAAAAGGTGGACTTCTTTTGGTACCTGCGGAAG GTGAGTGGTTTTGCTTTTGCTGGTTATGCTGCTGGTATTGCTGCCTATTTAGCTGTTCATAACTTCAGCATCTCCCTACCAACAACTCTAGCAGAGCTTCCTTTCCTCTCAGGTTCATAA
- the LOC133680646 gene encoding sodium/proton antiporter 1 isoform X2, which produces MALLFGIGYAGIIFEESLAFNKSGVGLLMAVSLWVIRSIGAPSPDIAVSELTHASAEVSEIVFFLLGAMTIVEIVDAHQGFKLVTDNITTRKPRTLLWVVGFVTFFLSSVLDNLTSTIVMVSLLRKLVPQSEYRKLLGAVVVIAANAGGAWTPIGDVTTTMLWIHGQISTLPTMKGLLVPSAVSLAVPLSLLSLTSEVNGKGQDLQNVLASEQMAPRGQLVFSVGIGALIFVPVFKALTGLPPFMGMLLGLGVLWILTDAIHYGESERQRLKVPQALSRIDTQGALFFLGILLSVSSLEAAGLLRELANYLDAHIPNFELIASAIGVGSAIIDNVPLVAATMGMYDLSSFPQDHEFWQLIAFCAGTGGSMLVIGSAAGVAFMGMEKVDFFWYLRKVSGFAFAGYAAGIAAYLAVHNFSISLPTTLAELPFLSGS; this is translated from the exons ATGGCATTGCTTTTTGGAATAGGATATGCAGGCATTATCTTTGAAGAGTCTCTAGCCTTCAATAAAAGTGGAGTGGGATTATTGATGGCTGTGAGTTTATGGGTAATAAGAAGCATTGGG GCTCCTTCACCTGATATAGCTGTTTCAGAGCTGACACATGCTTCTGCAGAAGTCAGTGAAATAGTATTTTTCCTGCTTGGTGCAATGACCATTGTAGAGATAGTTGATGCACATCAAGGATTTAAGCTGGTTACAGACAATATAACCACTCGAAAGCCAAGGACTCTTCTTTGGGTG GTTGGTTTTGTGACATTTTTCCTTAGTTCAGTCCTCGACAACCTGACATCTACTATTGTCATGGTTTCTTTATTGAGGAAACTAGTACCTCAATCAGAATATCGCAA GCTTCTTGGAGCTGTTGTTGTGATTGCAGCAAATGCTGGTGGTGCCTGGACTCCAATTGGTGATGTTACAACCACCATGCTATGGATACATGGGCAGATATCCACATTGCCAACCATGAAG GGCTTGCTTGTACCCTCTGCTGTTTCTCTAGCTGTCCCACTGTCTCTATTGTCCCTGACCAG TGAAGTAAACGGAAAGGGACAGGACTTGCAGAATGTTTTGGCATCTGAGCAGATGGCTCCTCGAGGACAGCTTGTTTTCTCTGTGGGTATTGgagctttaatttttgttcctgTGTTCAAGGCCCTGACCGGATTGCCTCCTTTCATGGGTATGCTGCTTGGGCTTGGAGTTCTTTGGATTCTCACAGATGCTATTCATTATGGCGAATCAGAAAGGCAAAGGTTAAAAGTACCACAGGCTTTATCGCGGATTGACACTCAAGGAGCCCTTTTCTTCCTTGGAATCCTTTTATCTGTGAGCAG TCTGGAGGCAGCAGGGCTTCTTCGTGAACTAGCAAATTACCTTGATGCACATATTCCAAATTTTGAACTGATTGCAAGTGCAATAGGAGTTGGATCAGCAATTATAGACAATGTTCCACTGGTTGCAGCAACAATGGGAATGTACGATCTCTCCTCTTTCCCGCAAGATCATGAATTTTGGCAGTTAATTGCATTTTGTGCTGGAACCGGTGGTTCCATGCTAGTTATTGGCTCCGCCGCTGGAGTTGCTTTTATGGGGATGGAAAAGGTGGACTTCTTTTGGTACCTGCGGAAG GTGAGTGGTTTTGCTTTTGCTGGTTATGCTGCTGGTATTGCTGCCTATTTAGCTGTTCATAACTTCAGCATCTCCCTACCAACAACTCTAGCAGAGCTTCCTTTCCTCTCAGGTTCATAA
- the LOC133680178 gene encoding ADP-ribosylation factor 2-like, protein MAALAQVSASLSLSIHDISAVRPSRTRLPISRLPTSSLARNGTAFATGSSLLISRTSRQKKAAGRATFVSVRCEKSTQEGSGVDVWIGRLAMVGFAGVVSVEIATGKGLLENFGLTAPLPTVALAVTGLMGVLTAVFIFQSASENVLTNFSMGATISRLARRLLPKTEIRILMVGLDASGKTTILYKLKLGEIVLTVPTIGFNVETVVYKNTSFAVWDVGGQRKIRPLWRYYFQNSHGLIFVVDSNDRGRISEARNELHRILSDIELKDAILLVFANKQDVPNAMSVSDVADKLGLPTLKQRRWYIQSSSATSGRGLYEGLDWLSNYISNKAA, encoded by the exons ATGGCAGCACTAGCTCAAGTCTCtgcttctctctccctctccattCACG ATATTAGTGCTGTTAGGCCATCAAGAACCCGCCTTCCCATTTCTCGATTACCCACTTCTAGTCTTGCACGAAATGGGACTGCTTTCGCTACTGGGTCTTCACTCT TGATATCAAGAACTTCTCGTCAGAAAAAGGCTGCAGGGAGAGCAACATTTGTTTCTGTAAGATGTGAGAAAAGTACCCAGGAGGGCAGCGGTGTGGATGTATGGATTGGACGGCTTGCAATGGTTGGCTTTGCTGGGGTCGTTAGTGTTGAAATAGCTACAGGAAAGGGACTTTTGGAG AATTTTGGACTCACAGCCCCCTTGCCTACGGTGGCCTTGGCAGTAACAGGATTGATGGGTGTTTTGACAGCTGTGTTTATCTTCCAATCGGCCTCTGAGAAT GTTTTGACTAACTTTAGTATGGGCGCAACCATATCCCGACTTGCAAGAAGACTCCTTCCGAAGACTGAAATTAGGATTCTCATGGTGGGGCTTGATGCATCTGGGAAAACAACCATTCTGTACAAACTAAAGCTGGGAGAAATTGTTCTTACAGTACCTACAATTG GTTTTAATGTGGAGACGGTGGTGTACAAAAATACAAGTTTCGCCGTATGGGATGTAGGAGGACAACGAAAG ATTCGGCCTCTATGGAGATACTACTTTCAGAATTCCCACGGACTCATCTTTGTTGTGGACAGCAATGATAGGGGGAGAATTTCAGAAGCTCGCAATGAGCTACATCGCATTTTATCTGAT ATCGAACTAAAGGATGCCATCCTGCTTGTCTTTGCCAACAAGCAGGATGTTCCGAATGCTATGTCTGTTTCTGACGTTGCAGATAAGCTTGGACTACCTACTCTTAAACAGCGTCGCTG GTACATTC